A stretch of DNA from Thermanaerosceptrum fracticalcis:
AGGAAATTTCTAATTGGCAGAATGATATGCCAAAGGACTGTAACATCTTTTGAAAAAGTGCCATTTCTTCAGCCCGCTCTAAAGCCAATTGTTCCTCATTATACTTCTTCCAGGCACTTTCCACTTCCCATTTTTGCACAACTATATTGTCTTCATTTAATTCTTCCAGGGGGAGATGCTTATGCCGGGCTTCTTTACGAAAGTGGTCAATCAGGCGGCTTTTAATAACCAGCCGGGCATAATTATGAAATTCCTTACCATAAGAAGGATTGTAAGTATCAATGGCTTCGTTGAAAGCCAGTAAACTGATACTCAGTTCATCATCATTTTCCCACTCCAGTTTTCTGCCGCAAACCCCTGCAGCAATTTCTAAAATGTTGGAACGGTAGTAATATATCAGTTCTTCGCGAAGTGCCTGATTGCCTGATTGTATCCTTCTGATGATATTTTCCATTCCTTCTTGTCTCATAACCTCACCTGCCACTTTATTACCTGGATAAACTTTATACGGGTAATTATCCTTTTTTAGGGGCTATGTAAGGGGAAAATGCTCTATTTGTCGACAAATGATTTCTTTGTCAGTCATATTATTGTAATTCTTTTCAGTCAATACATATTCCTGTAGCTCTGCACATACATTGCGGCACTGTTTTGCTACACATGCCTTGGAAAGCGGAATCGACCCTGTGTTCATCCAGCAAATGCTGGGTCATAAGAACCTTCAAACTACATTGACATACCTTCACATGATGTGAAAGAGTCTTATGGGTATCAAGAGTCCCTGGACATTGATGACACGAAATGACTACGGTGCAGGATGTTTTCCTTAGATTTTACCCTCAGTATACGATGGTATTGGCAGGGGGATTATCAGAGAACAATCAGTGGCGCAATAGCAGCAAAAAGTTCTTTATTCCTGTGAAGGTATTGGCAAAAAAGTTCCGTGGCAAATATCTGCACTACCTAAAACAGTACTACCGCCAAAACTTGCTTAAATTTTATGGCAATGCAGAAGAATACCGCAATCCCAAATCTTTCTCCCGTTTGCTAGACCAATGCTATGCCCAAAACTGGTATACTTATACAAAAAGGACCTTTTCAGGCCCCCTGGCGGTAGTCCAATACCTTGGGAGATACACACACCGTATAGCCATATCCAATACCAGGATTGTTTCCATGGATGAGAACACGGAATCCTAACACCGCGACTTCGTTCTTCTGGGTCAATCGAAAATTTTGTCAGTAGGAATATCGGTATAATGATGGCTCATCAATTAGCTATATATGATTGTTGAGCCTTTTTTACACGCAAAACCTCCGATTGACCCCTTCAAGAACCATCCCCGCTGTCAAGGTGAAAGATTTTCTTTTCGACATTTGTTAAAAGCCTGATAAAAAAAACCGAGGGTTTGCCTCTAGCCTTTTGGTTTAGCGCTCAGATCGGCTTAACGATTGCAATATTAATTTATCATTGTATCCCCTGAATTCGCCTCTCTCCTGAAGAATCTCAATTAATTCTTCATCATATTGTGGTTTTATCCACTCTTGTTTTTGATAATGGTAAATCTTAAGTATCCTTGCAGGGTTTCCATAAACCACACAGTGAGAAGGAATGTCCGTTGTTACTACACAATTGGCACCTATTACACTACCGTAACCAAGGACTATATTACCCAAAACAGTAGCTGAATGCCCTATCCAAACCCCTCGTTGAATAACTAAAACATTATTAATGCTTTGCGTTCCTTGATATATAGGTGGTACCTGCGGATTTCTGTATTCATGCTGTGAGTCTGATATATAAACTCCTGACGCTATCATAACATCTTCCTCAATAATAACCTGATTATAAGATTCTATTATTACTCTTTGACCAATAAATGTTCTGTCATCGACCTTAATTCTCATCTTTTGCTTGGCATTACCGAAGGGATGTATCCCAAATAAAACATCCCTTTTAATTTCAACATTGTTTCCTATCCATGTTTTTGAGGGCAACGCTATGTTAATTCCAGTTTCAACTTTAACATTTTTCCCCAAAAACAAAAATTGTTCATTAGTCTTTAACACTTTTCAATCACCCCAAGAACAAAATTATACCTGATAATTTATCTTAACATTAGGGCTTATTAATATTTTTAATTGACTCCCTCCAGCCTATATCAAAATACTTGTAAAATCAAAAGGGTCAGAGAGGAAATTTCTCTGACCCTTTAGCTCAATTATCTCAATAACTGAAGTACTCCCTGAGGAGCCTGGTTAGCTTGAGCTAACATAGCCTGAGCTGCCTGCTGGAGAATATTGTTCTTGGTGAATTCCATCATTTCCCTGGCCATGTCTACGTCTCTGATACGGGATTCGGAAGCTTGTAAGTTCTCAGCGGAGGTATCCAGGTTCTTAATAGTATACTCTAACCTGTTCTGCACAGCACCTAGTTTGGCCCGTTCATTGGAAACATCGCTAATGGCTTGATCTAAGATTGTGATGGCTGCCTTAGCACTTGCATACGTTGCAACAGAGATAGCTTCTGTAGAAGTAGCACCATTAATACCCAAGGCTATGGCATCCATCTTGTTAATAGAGAAGTTGATGTTTTGGTTCTCATTGGCACCGATTTGGAAATCTAAAGTGTTATTACTGCTCACTGTTACTGTGGCAGTATGCCCGTCAGCTACTGTACCATCAATGCCTTTTACTGTTAATCCATTGCTAAATGTAACCTTATTACCAACTGATTCAACTACAGTCGCACCACCAGAAAGGGTTGCGACAGCATCAGTACCTGCATCGGAGTAAACTGTATTGGTATCAGCGTTAACGGCAATACCTAAAGCTTTTAACTGGTTCAACGCACCTGAGACTTGTATTGTTGCATCTGAACCATATGCTGTACTCTTAAGTTGAATCGCACTTTTTGCTGCAGAAGCAGTATCAGTTACAGCGACTAATGAAGCAGTAACACCTGTTTCTGCAGTTAAATTATTAATCTTTTCGAGAACATTATTTAACGTATCAGTTGCTGCAATCGTTACTGATTTATTATTAATTGTCAATGTACCTGCAGCATCAGCATGAACTTGAGTAGCACCACCGTTTACGGTAGTTGTTGCATAAGCATTGGCTGCCCCAGTTCCTCCAACTACAGCCTGAGTAGCTGCTGTTGTAAAGGTTAAAGTGTAAACACCAGCTTGAGTACTGCCAGTTGTTCTGTAAGCATTGTCATCAAATGAAGCTGCGTTAGTTCCGCTGTCAGTTACCGTTTTAGCAATATCGCCGTTCAGTAACTTCTTGGTGTTAAACTCAGTATTATTAGCAATTCTGTCAACTTCCTGACGCAACTGGTTCATCTCATCCTGAATCTTAGTTCTTTCATCAGAGGTGTTGGTGCCTGTAGCTGCCTGAACAGCCAGTTCTCTCATTCTCTGGAGAATAGCGTGAGTTTCGTTTAAAGCACCTTCAGCAGTTTGGATAAGGGAGATACCATCTTGGGCATTTCGGGAAGCCTGGGTTAGACCTCTGATTTGGCCTCTCATTTTTTCGGAGATGGCCAGACCGGCCGCATCGTCACCTGCTCTGTTGATTCTGAAACCGGAAGACAGCTTTTCAATAGATTTTGCAGTTGCACTATTGGTGATTCCCAACTGACGATTGGTGTTGAGTGCCATCAAGTTGTTGTTAATTCTCATTTTTTCTCCTCCTTGAAATCATTTTTCATATCATCCTTGATATCAGAAAATCATACTGGGCCCTAGTATGAAATTTCTTTCATTACTTATATCGACAAAAACTAGAAAAAGTTTAGGACTTTTGCATACTTTTTAGATAAAAGTTCCATAAATATTTTTTATACACAAACCTACTCATGCTCAAAAAAAGCCTTAATTTGCTCTTTTATTAATGCTGTGTCTAAAGCACTCTCAACTGACTTCCTGTTTTCTTCTCCGATGACCTCAAATATTTCTTTCCTGTAAATACTCACATTTTTAGGTGCTTTCACACCCAGTCTCACCTGGTTTGGGCTTATCTCTACTACCACAATCTCTATATTATCCCCGATCATAATGCTCTCTTCCTTTTTTCTAGTCAGAACCAGCATCTTTAATCCCTCCCCGGGTACTTTTCCGCAGCTCTTCCATGATCAAGTGCTTGGTAGCATACCGTGTATCATCTAAGATAACCTGTTTTCCCTTCCTATTCTCTATATTAATCACCAAGGGAGCCAGGAGATTGGCTGTCATTTTAGTGATATCCTCCGGAATTACCAGAATCACAAGGATATGTACATCATTATGTTTGTTTATTGCTAACTCAGCTACTGCATCCTGGGGGATATCGAATTCATAATCTTTTTTGAAGACAAAAGGATTCATTACGACAAAAGCCAGGCTTGGGTCATCAATGGACTGCAGCCACGACAAAGGCAATTTTTTATCTTCACTATCTATGAGGACAAAACGCTTCTTATCTTCAAATGCAATAATACCATGGGGAAAAGTAATCACCTTATCTCCCACTACTTCGATTTCACCAAAATGTTTGGTTTGTAGTTTCATTATTTATC
This window harbors:
- the sigI gene encoding RNA polymerase sigma-I factor, whose amino-acid sequence is MRQEGMENIIRRIQSGNQALREELIYYYRSNILEIAAGVCGRKLEWENDDELSISLLAFNEAIDTYNPSYGKEFHNYARLVIKSRLIDHFRKEARHKHLPLEELNEDNIVVQKWEVESAWKKYNEEQLALERAEEMALFQKMLQSFGISFCQLEISCPKHQDTREILIEIAELIASRKDFIEYVNRNKQLPLKELSLVSGISKKVIKRGRQYIIAVFLIISNMEFKHLRSFFSLPCKNYSNTESAKKQVSGWKGGVRDE
- a CDS encoding tyrosine-type recombinase/integrase → MRHCFATHALESGIDPVFIQQMLGHKNLQTTLTYLHMM
- a CDS encoding acyltransferase, with product MLKTNEQFLFLGKNVKVETGINIALPSKTWIGNNVEIKRDVLFGIHPFGNAKQKMRIKVDDRTFIGQRVIIESYNQVIIEEDVMIASGVYISDSQHEYRNPQVPPIYQGTQSINNVLVIQRGVWIGHSATVLGNIVLGYGSVIGANCVVTTDIPSHCVVYGNPARILKIYHYQKQEWIKPQYDEELIEILQERGEFRGYNDKLILQSLSRSER
- a CDS encoding flagellin, which encodes MRINNNLMALNTNRQLGITNSATAKSIEKLSSGFRINRAGDDAAGLAISEKMRGQIRGLTQASRNAQDGISLIQTAEGALNETHAILQRMRELAVQAATGTNTSDERTKIQDEMNQLRQEVDRIANNTEFNTKKLLNGDIAKTVTDSGTNAASFDDNAYRTTGSTQAGVYTLTFTTAATQAVVGGTGAANAYATTTVNGGATQVHADAAGTLTINNKSVTIAATDTLNNVLEKINNLTAETGVTASLVAVTDTASAAKSAIQLKSTAYGSDATIQVSGALNQLKALGIAVNADTNTVYSDAGTDAVATLSGGATVVESVGNKVTFSNGLTVKGIDGTVADGHTATVTVSSNNTLDFQIGANENQNINFSINKMDAIALGINGATSTEAISVATYASAKAAITILDQAISDVSNERAKLGAVQNRLEYTIKNLDTSAENLQASESRIRDVDMAREMMEFTKNNILQQAAQAMLAQANQAPQGVLQLLR
- the csrA gene encoding carbon storage regulator CsrA — its product is MLVLTRKKEESIMIGDNIEIVVVEISPNQVRLGVKAPKNVSIYRKEIFEVIGEENRKSVESALDTALIKEQIKAFFEHE
- the fliW gene encoding flagellar assembly protein FliW produces the protein MKLQTKHFGEIEVVGDKVITFPHGIIAFEDKKRFVLIDSEDKKLPLSWLQSIDDPSLAFVVMNPFVFKKDYEFDIPQDAVAELAINKHNDVHILVILVIPEDITKMTANLLAPLVINIENRKGKQVILDDTRYATKHLIMEELRKSTRGGIKDAGSD